In Planctomycetia bacterium, the following proteins share a genomic window:
- the tssE gene encoding type VI secretion system baseplate subunit TssE: MASRSDSTPPLLPSVLDRLLDADPTSQVEAPPYPPAVLREIRQAVRRDLENLLNTRRFYKPPARDDDPLALSSVGYGIPDFTGGSVDSHVMLAAIRDAIQRYEPRLTNIRVTLDDAVEAIDRTLRFRIEATLWIEPLREPVAFRTRWESTTSSVQVEGESA, encoded by the coding sequence ATGGCCTCACGATCCGACTCGACTCCACCGCTGTTGCCTTCGGTGCTGGACCGGCTGCTCGACGCCGACCCGACGTCGCAGGTCGAAGCGCCGCCCTATCCGCCGGCCGTGCTGCGGGAAATCCGCCAAGCGGTGCGACGCGACCTGGAGAATCTGCTCAATACGCGTCGGTTCTACAAGCCGCCGGCCCGGGACGATGATCCTCTGGCATTATCGAGCGTCGGCTACGGCATTCCGGACTTCACCGGCGGCTCCGTCGATAGCCACGTCATGCTGGCCGCGATTCGCGACGCGATCCAACGCTATGAACCCAGGCTGACCAATATCCGCGTGACGCTTGACGACGCCGTGGAAGCGATCGATCGCACACTGCGGTTTCGCATTGAGGCCACGCTCTGGATTGAGCCGCTTCGAGAGCCGGTGGCGTTTCGGACGCGCTGGGAGTCGACCACGTCGAGCGTGCAGGTGGAAGGAGAAAGCGCTTGA
- the tssC gene encoding type VI secretion system contractile sheath large subunit: protein MNVLPAGQSAADASVVELPRERAASRARGLLQAILDGSAAGAKADARASTLELFLRAKSPAEALRLWTAEELTRETAPDISSQLSRDIASVDQLLADQVNQLLHHPRLQRLEASWRGLAHLVQQASDARESMHSERQDSDIKIRVLSLTKRELARDLENAVDFDQSQLFKRVYSDGFGILGGEPLGVLIGDYQFAHQIDREHRVDDVATLRRVSEVAAAAFCPFISAAAPELFALDEFRLFEQPIELAPVFRQPEYIKWQSFRESDDAQFIGLTAPRVLMRLPYEDDGGRRDGFRFEERVGDPSGDNYLWGNAAFAFGGVLVRAFGASRWFAEIRGLSRPAVAGGEVVGMDADWSRPEARHLVPKSLTEVAIDEERQRELAELGIIPLCAMPHSPRAVFYTNASAHKPKKYVDPVATANAKLSAMLQYVMCAARFAHYLKVIARNKLGNVADAQQLEDLLNEWLSRYVTSDALAPAETKARFPLREKQLRVEEQPGRPGHFRMVMHLLPHYQLDDLKASLRLTTSIGPGSE, encoded by the coding sequence ATGAATGTTTTGCCCGCTGGACAATCTGCGGCGGATGCTTCCGTCGTTGAATTGCCGCGCGAGCGGGCGGCCTCCCGTGCACGCGGATTGCTGCAAGCGATTCTCGACGGCTCCGCTGCCGGCGCCAAGGCCGATGCCCGGGCCTCCACGCTGGAACTGTTTCTCCGCGCCAAGTCGCCGGCCGAAGCGCTGCGACTTTGGACCGCCGAGGAACTGACCCGTGAAACAGCGCCGGACATTTCGTCGCAGCTCTCGCGCGACATTGCGAGCGTCGATCAACTACTCGCCGACCAGGTGAACCAGTTGCTGCACCATCCGCGATTGCAGCGGTTGGAAGCTTCGTGGCGCGGCCTGGCCCATCTCGTGCAGCAGGCGTCGGATGCCCGCGAGTCGATGCATTCCGAGCGGCAAGATTCAGACATCAAAATCCGTGTGCTGAGCCTGACGAAGCGCGAGTTGGCGCGCGACCTGGAGAACGCCGTCGATTTTGACCAAAGCCAATTGTTCAAGCGTGTCTACTCGGACGGCTTCGGCATCCTCGGCGGCGAGCCGTTAGGCGTGCTGATCGGCGATTATCAGTTCGCGCATCAGATCGATCGGGAGCATCGCGTCGACGACGTGGCCACGCTACGGCGCGTGTCGGAAGTGGCGGCGGCGGCCTTTTGTCCGTTCATCAGCGCGGCCGCGCCGGAGTTGTTCGCGCTCGACGAGTTTCGACTCTTCGAACAGCCCATCGAGTTGGCGCCGGTGTTTCGCCAGCCGGAATACATCAAGTGGCAAAGCTTCCGCGAATCCGACGATGCGCAATTCATCGGCCTAACGGCGCCGCGCGTGTTAATGCGGCTGCCGTACGAAGACGACGGCGGACGACGCGATGGGTTTCGATTCGAGGAACGCGTCGGGGATCCCTCGGGCGACAACTACCTCTGGGGGAATGCCGCCTTCGCCTTTGGTGGAGTCTTGGTACGGGCGTTTGGGGCGAGCCGGTGGTTTGCTGAGATTCGCGGACTTTCGCGCCCAGCAGTCGCTGGAGGCGAGGTCGTGGGAATGGACGCCGATTGGTCGCGCCCCGAAGCGCGCCATCTGGTGCCGAAGTCCTTGACGGAAGTGGCCATCGACGAGGAACGCCAGCGCGAATTGGCGGAGTTGGGAATCATCCCGCTCTGCGCGATGCCGCACTCGCCGCGCGCAGTATTCTATACGAACGCTTCGGCTCATAAGCCGAAGAAGTACGTCGATCCAGTCGCCACGGCGAACGCCAAGCTCTCGGCGATGTTGCAATATGTGATGTGCGCGGCCCGCTTTGCGCACTATTTGAAGGTCATCGCCCGCAACAAGCTGGGCAACGTGGCCGACGCGCAACAATTGGAAGACTTGCTCAACGAGTGGTTAAGCCGCTACGTCACCAGCGACGCGCTGGCGCCGGCGGAAACGAAGGCGCGGTTCCCGCTGCGGGAAAAACAACTCCGTGTCGAGGAACAGCCGGGGCGGCCCGGACACTTCCGGATGGTGATGCACTTACTGCCGCATTATCAATTGGACGACCTGAAGGCATCTCTGAGGCTCACCACGTCGATTGGACCAGGTTCGGAATAG
- the tssC gene encoding type VI secretion system contractile sheath large subunit codes for MSAGETKSAAAADATTTETGGLLDKILESMPKTVKQEKGVDMIKGLIGQIMDDQITYDKNVMRTIDQRMDQIDAAISKQLAAIMHSPSFQKMEGSWRGLHHLVDRSETGEFLKLRVLNCSKRELFRDLDRAVEFDQSQLFKKIYETEFGILGGQPYGALIGDYEFTNHPEDVDLLTKVSGIAASAFCPFISAAAPQLMGFESYTELSRPRDLTKIFDSIEYTKWKSFRESEDSRFCVLTMPRVLSRLPYGAATKPVDEFKYEECESDERGRHLPLPHEHYAWMNASYVMGARLTDAFARHAWCTAIRGVENGGKVEGLPAHIFTSDDGDPDLKCPTEIGITDRREKELSDLGFLPLCHYKNRDFSVFIGGQTCQRPKKYVDPSASANAEISARLPYIMAASRIAHYLKVIARDKIGGFLEEDECQDWLTRWISQYICLDDKPTDSVKAKYPLKEARIEVKAVPGKPGSYNAIAHLRPWLQFEELNASIRMVAELPKNAR; via the coding sequence ATGAGCGCAGGGGAAACGAAATCGGCCGCCGCGGCGGACGCGACCACCACGGAAACGGGAGGCCTGCTCGACAAGATTTTGGAGAGCATGCCCAAGACCGTGAAGCAGGAAAAGGGCGTCGACATGATCAAAGGCCTGATCGGCCAGATCATGGACGATCAGATCACGTACGACAAAAACGTGATGCGCACTATCGATCAGCGGATGGATCAGATCGACGCGGCGATCTCGAAGCAGTTGGCCGCCATCATGCACAGCCCGTCGTTCCAGAAGATGGAAGGCTCGTGGCGCGGTTTGCATCACTTGGTGGATCGCTCTGAAACAGGCGAGTTCCTCAAACTCCGCGTGCTCAACTGTTCCAAGCGGGAACTCTTTCGCGACTTGGATCGCGCCGTCGAGTTCGACCAGAGCCAACTCTTTAAGAAAATCTACGAGACCGAATTCGGCATCCTCGGCGGTCAGCCTTACGGGGCGCTGATCGGCGACTATGAATTCACCAATCATCCCGAAGACGTCGATCTGCTGACAAAGGTCTCCGGCATCGCCGCCTCGGCCTTCTGCCCGTTCATCTCGGCCGCCGCGCCGCAGTTGATGGGTTTCGAGAGCTACACGGAATTGTCGCGCCCGCGCGACCTGACGAAGATTTTCGATTCCATCGAATACACGAAGTGGAAGTCGTTCCGGGAGTCGGAAGACTCGCGGTTCTGCGTGTTGACGATGCCGCGGGTGCTGTCGCGCTTACCCTACGGCGCCGCGACCAAGCCCGTCGACGAATTCAAATACGAAGAGTGTGAAAGCGACGAGCGCGGCCGCCACTTGCCGTTGCCGCACGAACACTACGCCTGGATGAACGCCTCCTACGTAATGGGGGCGCGCCTGACGGATGCGTTCGCACGGCACGCCTGGTGTACGGCCATCCGTGGTGTAGAAAACGGCGGCAAGGTCGAAGGCCTGCCGGCGCACATCTTCACCAGCGATGATGGCGACCCGGACCTCAAGTGCCCAACCGAGATCGGCATCACCGATCGCCGCGAAAAGGAATTGAGCGACCTGGGCTTCCTGCCGTTGTGCCACTACAAGAACCGCGATTTCTCGGTCTTCATCGGCGGGCAGACCTGTCAGCGGCCCAAAAAGTACGTCGATCCGTCCGCTTCGGCGAACGCCGAGATCTCGGCACGGCTCCCGTACATCATGGCGGCTTCACGGATCGCCCACTACTTGAAGGTGATCGCCCGCGACAAGATTGGCGGCTTCCTGGAAGAAGACGAGTGCCAGGACTGGTTGACGCGGTGGATTTCGCAGTACATCTGCCTGGACGACAAGCCGACGGACTCCGTGAAGGCCAAGTACCCGCTCAAGGAAGCGCGGATCGAAGTGAAAGCGGTTCCGGGCAAGCCCGGGTCGTACAACGCGATCGCGCATCTGCGGCCATGGCTCCAGTTCGAGGAGCTGAATGCCTCGATTCGCATGGTGGCGGAATTGCCGAAAAACGCTCGGTAA
- the tssB gene encoding type VI secretion system contractile sheath small subunit gives MAESQQHKLDRVRKPRVQITYDVETNGSMVKTELPFIVGVLGDFAGDNKNQKPLEQRKFTNIDRDNFNDIMARIAPELNLRVENTLAGDGSELAVQLAFKSLDDFEPGKLVEQVEPLKKLMEMRNKLRDLKSTVDRSANLEKILEEVMSNTEKAKSVAGELGAKTGTGGDA, from the coding sequence ATGGCCGAATCGCAACAACATAAGCTGGACCGAGTGCGCAAGCCGCGGGTGCAGATCACCTACGACGTCGAGACAAACGGCTCGATGGTGAAGACGGAGCTGCCGTTCATCGTCGGCGTGCTCGGCGACTTCGCTGGGGACAACAAGAATCAGAAGCCGCTGGAGCAGCGGAAATTCACCAATATCGACCGCGACAACTTCAACGACATTATGGCGCGGATCGCGCCGGAGTTGAACCTGCGGGTGGAAAACACGCTGGCTGGCGACGGCTCGGAACTGGCCGTGCAACTGGCCTTCAAGTCGCTTGACGACTTTGAACCGGGCAAGCTGGTCGAGCAGGTCGAACCGCTCAAGAAACTGATGGAGATGCGCAATAAGCTCCGCGACTTGAAAAGCACGGTGGATCGCTCGGCGAATCTCGAGAAGATCCTCGAAGAGGTCATGAGCAATACCGAAAAGGCGAAAAGCGTGGCGGGCGAGTTGGGCGCAAAGACCGGAACAGGGGGTGACGCATGA
- the tssA gene encoding type VI secretion system protein TssA, which yields MDIDLEAVAQPISPDQPAGPDLRADESRNNIYFRLRDVWDVARRKEREALNSDPDHGDQGSSAQTESITAWRSVNSLAAQLVSGHAKDLEAAAFLIQSSLRVEGTRGLGVALTVARILVENFWNDLYPQIGEEGLSSRLRPIESLSTAPSLVIEPLRRMAVANSAGQGEITFSQYLSAASGRGSPSMPDVERVAQETDTGFYVSLFEELSVCQRELATLSQQLDEKSGVDESGTPQGPSLGDLKKALDDYVAAVQHLSKGRVGQAVEAAGVEADSPGGDGAPSAGVSVPGRLESRSDALRMLVKVAEFFERQDPHSLLGAQVRKVVKLANMSPAEYYSELLEDHNARLQLFKLVGIDPPRD from the coding sequence ATGGATATCGATCTGGAAGCCGTCGCGCAGCCGATTTCGCCGGACCAACCGGCGGGGCCGGATTTGCGCGCGGACGAGTCCCGTAACAATATCTACTTCCGCTTACGCGACGTCTGGGACGTGGCCCGGCGCAAAGAGCGCGAAGCGTTGAACTCCGATCCGGACCATGGGGATCAAGGGTCGAGCGCGCAAACCGAGAGCATCACGGCCTGGCGCTCGGTGAATTCGCTCGCCGCGCAGTTGGTGAGCGGCCATGCGAAAGACTTGGAAGCCGCCGCGTTTCTGATCCAGTCGTCGTTGCGTGTGGAAGGCACGCGCGGCCTTGGCGTCGCCTTGACCGTGGCGCGGATTCTGGTCGAGAACTTTTGGAACGATCTCTATCCGCAAATTGGCGAGGAGGGACTCTCCTCACGGTTGCGGCCGATCGAGTCACTGAGTACCGCGCCTTCGCTGGTGATTGAGCCGTTGCGGCGCATGGCCGTGGCCAACAGCGCCGGACAGGGGGAAATCACTTTCTCGCAGTATTTGTCCGCCGCGTCGGGTCGGGGCTCGCCGAGCATGCCCGACGTGGAACGGGTGGCGCAGGAAACGGACACCGGCTTCTACGTCAGCCTGTTCGAGGAATTGAGCGTGTGCCAGCGCGAATTGGCGACGCTCTCTCAGCAGCTGGATGAAAAAAGCGGCGTCGATGAGTCAGGAACGCCCCAAGGGCCGTCGCTGGGTGACCTGAAAAAGGCCCTCGACGACTACGTGGCCGCAGTGCAGCACCTGTCGAAGGGACGCGTCGGCCAGGCGGTCGAAGCAGCCGGAGTCGAGGCGGATTCGCCCGGGGGGGACGGCGCCCCCAGCGCTGGCGTGAGCGTCCCTGGGCGGTTAGAATCGCGGAGCGATGCGCTGCGAATGCTGGTGAAGGTGGCCGAGTTCTTTGAGCGGCAGGATCCGCACTCGTTGCTCGGCGCTCAGGTGCGTAAAGTCGTCAAATTGGCGAATATGTCGCCCGCGGAGTACTACAGCGAATTGCTGGAAGACCACAACGCGCGGCTGCAGCTGTTCAAATTAGTGGGGATTGATCCGCCGCGCGATTAG
- a CDS encoding sigma-70 family RNA polymerase sigma factor, translating to MKETDAGSVERMTSCQGLVKAIAWKIHCKLPPNVDLDDLIGYGQVGLAEAARGFDETRGGQFTTYAYYRIRGAILDGLERMKWFNKIDFHSGKYEQMADSVLEPESQAAQAQAEHAGESFDAQVNWFSDTSSMLAIAYLMSDRGGRDDERNQEIEDATAVCPGAVIAKRELIERLHALIDGLPQNMATLIRASYFGGLTLTEAGKSIGVSKSRASRLHAEALEQLARSLRRAQLVD from the coding sequence ATGAAAGAAACCGATGCCGGATCCGTGGAACGCATGACGTCCTGCCAGGGCCTGGTGAAGGCGATCGCCTGGAAGATCCACTGTAAGTTGCCGCCCAACGTCGATCTGGATGATCTGATCGGCTACGGTCAGGTTGGCCTCGCCGAAGCGGCGCGTGGGTTCGATGAGACCCGCGGCGGCCAATTCACCACGTACGCTTATTACCGCATCCGCGGCGCCATTCTGGATGGCCTAGAGCGGATGAAGTGGTTCAACAAGATCGACTTTCACAGCGGCAAATACGAACAAATGGCGGACTCGGTGCTGGAGCCTGAGTCGCAAGCCGCCCAAGCGCAGGCGGAACACGCGGGCGAATCGTTTGACGCGCAAGTCAATTGGTTCTCTGACACCAGCTCGATGCTGGCAATCGCGTATTTAATGTCCGACCGCGGCGGCCGGGATGACGAGCGGAACCAGGAGATCGAGGATGCCACGGCGGTTTGTCCTGGCGCTGTCATTGCCAAGCGTGAATTGATCGAGCGACTGCATGCGCTCATCGACGGCCTGCCACAAAACATGGCGACCTTGATCCGCGCCAGCTATTTCGGCGGATTGACTCTGACCGAGGCCGGCAAGTCGATCGGCGTCAGCAAATCCCGGGCAAGCCGATTACACGCCGAGGCCCTGGAACAGCTCGCACGATCGTTACGACGAGCGCAACTTGTTGACTGA
- a CDS encoding type VI secretion protein IcmF/TssM N-terminal domain-containing protein — translation MGRIWQFFKDLALNIVRAPGRFAQLSVPAIAATLSVFLLLSFLVIVVLIGRFDDSYVGPWAHFTQRGWSSIGIILCLIVTPIVVYYAVRLWLEGDVSRFPDIDYAWKRGLAEMERAGLDPTMAPIVLVLGGRDAQDAKALAADPRQGFRVRGAPEDPGSGVAMQWFAGKRSIVLVATFVGQLCELAQLSDGATDAHAAEDEVSPSLTESGRTMMLGDPRAATPRSVRPQPTREGTAMIEGTMFVPSGEGSKTAFIAISQPGVIQKAAARMNSDAAAEQQLRLRYLCRLLRRLRRPYCPVNGMIALTPYQHLLREADAVSLETALRADLDVAFQTLMVRCPTSVLVTGMDLDRGFDELSRRVGEERTTKQRFGKGFELWRPQSDENMHTAVRHACAAFEDWTYKLFREPGALEERGNRDLFALVCRMRGRVQQHLMHLLESCFARTAGEESRLLFSGLYFSTLGSRPAFATAMIEKMIEQQEELEWTREALQTDARCRIWAKCALGAAALFLAAVAATTWQYAR, via the coding sequence GTGGGACGCATCTGGCAGTTTTTTAAAGATCTCGCGCTCAACATCGTTCGAGCGCCCGGTCGCTTCGCGCAGCTCTCGGTGCCGGCGATCGCGGCTACGCTGTCGGTGTTTCTGCTGTTGTCGTTTCTGGTGATTGTCGTTCTCATCGGTCGGTTCGACGATTCATACGTTGGCCCCTGGGCGCATTTCACGCAGCGAGGTTGGTCGAGCATCGGCATCATCCTGTGCCTGATCGTCACGCCAATCGTCGTCTACTACGCGGTCCGTCTCTGGCTCGAAGGAGACGTTTCGCGGTTTCCGGACATCGACTACGCCTGGAAACGCGGCCTGGCGGAAATGGAGCGGGCCGGACTCGACCCCACGATGGCGCCCATCGTGCTGGTGCTGGGCGGTCGCGACGCGCAGGACGCGAAAGCGTTGGCGGCCGATCCGCGGCAGGGGTTTCGGGTGCGCGGCGCCCCGGAAGACCCGGGTTCGGGCGTGGCGATGCAGTGGTTCGCGGGGAAGCGATCGATCGTGCTCGTGGCGACCTTCGTGGGTCAGCTCTGCGAGTTGGCGCAACTGTCCGATGGCGCTACCGACGCTCATGCCGCGGAAGATGAAGTGTCGCCCTCGCTCACCGAGAGCGGGCGCACGATGATGCTCGGCGATCCGCGCGCCGCGACGCCGCGATCGGTACGACCGCAGCCGACGCGCGAAGGGACGGCCATGATCGAGGGGACGATGTTCGTCCCGTCGGGCGAAGGCTCGAAGACGGCCTTTATCGCGATCAGCCAGCCTGGCGTGATTCAAAAGGCCGCGGCGCGGATGAATTCCGATGCGGCGGCGGAACAGCAGTTGCGTCTGCGCTATCTCTGCCGGCTGCTGCGGCGACTGCGACGCCCCTATTGCCCCGTCAATGGCATGATCGCGCTGACGCCTTACCAGCATCTGCTGCGCGAGGCCGATGCCGTGAGCCTGGAAACAGCGCTCCGCGCCGACCTGGACGTGGCGTTCCAGACCTTAATGGTCCGCTGCCCAACCTCGGTATTGGTGACGGGCATGGATCTGGACCGAGGCTTCGACGAACTGTCCCGCCGGGTTGGAGAAGAACGGACCACGAAGCAGCGCTTTGGCAAGGGCTTTGAACTCTGGCGTCCGCAAAGCGATGAAAACATGCACACTGCCGTCCGTCACGCCTGTGCGGCATTCGAGGACTGGACGTACAAGCTGTTCCGCGAGCCGGGCGCCTTGGAAGAACGAGGAAACCGGGATTTGTTCGCCCTCGTTTGCCGGATGCGCGGCCGCGTGCAGCAGCACCTGATGCACCTCTTGGAAAGCTGCTTCGCCAGAACCGCGGGCGAGGAATCGCGATTGCTGTTCTCAGGTCTCTATTTTTCGACGTTGGGATCGCGCCCCGCCTTCGCCACGGCGATGATCGAAAAAATGATCGAGCAGCAGGAAGAGCTGGAATGGACGCGCGAGGCGCTGCAGACCGACGCACGTTGCCGGATCTGGGCGAAATGCGCTCTGGGCGCGGCGGCGTTGTTTTTGGCCGCCGTGGCCGCCACAACCTGGCAGTATGCCCGCTAA
- a CDS encoding DotU family type IV/VI secretion system protein translates to MTPNFAQAVDPVFLHVLRLLERLDAGENPDPAEAKRGIDVTLQQAAMALGHSAQAKEWEIAKYGLVVWIDDLLINSQWEHYQEWADNYCLEAELYGIRLADEKFYSEAETAKKLTSSDALEVFYICVVLGFRGMYRDAFGAERTAAALGMPATLEAWTQETGKSIRAGRGMPSVVGNARPGEGVPALRGYGSLCWTLLASAITTLVGTLLIITLWPKD, encoded by the coding sequence ATGACGCCCAATTTCGCGCAAGCCGTCGATCCCGTTTTCCTGCACGTCCTGCGGCTCCTCGAGCGCTTGGATGCGGGCGAGAATCCCGATCCCGCCGAGGCGAAGCGCGGCATCGACGTGACGCTGCAGCAGGCGGCCATGGCACTGGGGCATTCGGCGCAGGCCAAGGAATGGGAAATCGCCAAGTACGGCCTGGTCGTTTGGATCGACGATCTGCTGATTAACTCTCAATGGGAACACTATCAGGAGTGGGCCGACAATTATTGCCTGGAAGCGGAACTGTACGGCATCCGCCTGGCCGACGAAAAGTTCTACTCCGAGGCCGAAACGGCCAAGAAGTTGACGTCTAGCGACGCCTTGGAAGTGTTTTATATCTGCGTGGTGCTGGGCTTTCGCGGCATGTACCGCGATGCCTTCGGCGCCGAGCGCACGGCGGCGGCCCTCGGAATGCCAGCCACGCTGGAAGCCTGGACCCAGGAAACCGGCAAGTCGATTCGCGCCGGCAGGGGGATGCCTTCGGTCGTCGGCAATGCCCGGCCGGGCGAAGGCGTGCCGGCGCTGCGGGGGTATGGATCGCTCTGCTGGACACTGCTGGCGTCGGCTATCACAACGCTCGTGGGAACGCTGCTGATCATTACGCTTTGGCCTAAAGACTGA